From Flaviflexus ciconiae:
GACTGAAGCAAGGTTGCCTCACCGGAACCGTCACCGCATGCTGCCTCACCCGGGTTGTGAATAACGTGGGTGGTACCGGGAGGTGAATACTCTGTGGGTGCCTCAATCTCATCATCCATGTCGGCGCCGCTTTCCAGCATCGCCGTGGCCGTCACAATCTTGTATACCGATCCGGGCGCGTACAGGTTGCCGCCCGTGGCGCGGTTAAGCAAAGGCTGATCTGGATTCGCGATCAGTGCATCATAGTTCGCCTGAGCGTCGGCAGAGTTGTGGGTTGCAAGCAGATTCGGATCGTAGGAAGGAATCGACACCATGGCAAGAATCCGCCCCGTGTTCGGCTCCAAAACCACAATGGAACCCTTCTGCCCGGCAAGAGCATCGACCGCTGCCTGCTGGATCTCTGGATCGAGAGTGAGCTCAACCCCGCCGCCGCGCTGCTCGTCCCCGGTAATGAGATCCCGGAGCCGCTGAATGGCAAGCGACGTGTCGGAGCCCCCGAGCACACTGTTCTCGTATCTCTCCACGCCCGTCATCGAGTTGAACGCGACAGAGAAATACCCCGTTGAGTGGGCATACAGTTCCCCCTGCTCGTAGGTGCGGAGGAACGAATACAGGTTGTCGACCGGCTCGGACGTCACGATCGTCTCGTCGGCCACGATGATGGGGCCGCGCTCGCGGCCGTACTCTTCGTAGATCGTTCGGACGTTGCGACTGTCGGCGCTCAGTTCGGGTGCCTTCACGAACTGGATCATGGTCACGGAGATCAAGAGAGCGAGGAACATGATGGCTGCGAGAGTGGCAAGCCGCCTGATGGGAAGGTTCACGAAAGGTTCACCGCCTGAGTGTCTGTGCGGTCAGCATCGGACTCGTCACGTGGAGTCTTCTCCTCTGACTCAGCTGATTCTTCGTCGCCACTATCCCAGTACTCGTCATCAATGTCCCAGGCCGGCGGCAGGGGCTCGCTGGACCGCACCTGGGGCCGTCGTGCAGCATCCGAGATTCGCAGGAGCAGGCCGATGACGATCCAGTTGCACAGGAGCGATGAGCCACCAAGCGCGATGAGGGGGAGCGTGAGGCCGGTGAGTGGGATAAGGCGAGTCACGCCACCAACGACAACGAAAACCTGGAGTGCGATGGTGAAGGAAAGGCCCGCTGCGAGGAGCTTGCCGAAGCCG
This genomic window contains:
- a CDS encoding peptidoglycan D,D-transpeptidase FtsI family protein, with translation MNLPIRRLATLAAIMFLALLISVTMIQFVKAPELSADSRNVRTIYEEYGRERGPIIVADETIVTSEPVDNLYSFLRTYEQGELYAHSTGYFSVAFNSMTGVERYENSVLGGSDTSLAIQRLRDLITGDEQRGGGVELTLDPEIQQAAVDALAGQKGSIVVLEPNTGRILAMVSIPSYDPNLLATHNSADAQANYDALIANPDQPLLNRATGGNLYAPGSVYKIVTATAMLESGADMDDEIEAPTEYSPPGTTHVIHNPGEAACGDGSGEATLLQSIRQSCNTPFAIAAVELGEDAMREQAERFGFGQSLSIPMPVTPSQFPDSQTQAELAQVGFGQYELKVSPMQMAMVASSIANDGSLMTPYLVDRTLSADLDEISTTSPSEFSRPMSEDTAEQLTTMMVDVVDNGTGFRAQIQGVDVAGKTGTAEISSTIAPHAWFIGFAPADNPEVAIAVLVENGGNQGFGTDGGSLAAPMAQSVLLTALND